Within the Glycine max cultivar Williams 82 chromosome 12, Glycine_max_v4.0, whole genome shotgun sequence genome, the region ttatttattttttataacttactAGAGGATCAAATACATTATAGGTTTAATTACCTTTTACTTCAGTCCCtataattataagaatttttGCGTTTACTTTAGtccatataatttaaaagatttCATTTTAAGCATTGTAAGCATATCATATAATGAACTCATCTTCAACTAATAAAACCACATTGATGAGGTAGTTCTGAACCTCTATGctcaaatttattaataaaagggAGGAGATCAAAATGACGATATTGactaaaattcaaacaaaagcAAGCATCATTTGAATCACTATGCTAGTTATAGCAGCAAACTTCTTCATCACCGAAATAAGGGAGGTGAGGTGTGAAAGTACTATTACTAGACTATTCCTAGAACCTACAGTTTCTTATCCACATCTCAGAGGACCATGATATATTAATCCAAACTAATTTCAACAACAAGCTAAAAGAATTATGAAAAGGACctaatgttttgaaaaataatcatcaGTGCAGGAGGATTTAGAACAAAAACAGACTAAATCTTGCCCAGATTATGAGAATGCTTACTCTAAAAGTTATATAAGATGAATATTTTGCTAAATGCGATGCCAAATCCCATAAAACAATGTCAGGGGTACCTAAACTGGAGAAAACATAAATGTCACTCGTAGGTAAGGATCCCATGAAACAACTGGATCAACTGTCTGATTGTGCAAAACTTTGCCAGATTTCCAATTAAACGAGCTTGATATGTACTGAATGATATAAAGTGTAGGATCTTTGCCTTTGTCTTCAAAATAGACAGAATCTCCCAGTTTTGAGAATGATTCAATTCCtataaacagaaaaagaaattgaGAATGAATGACTGATGATAGTATAGTTGAGTTGACAATGAAAATTGAGCAGTTTGTTGCTGTTTGGAAAGtatataaacaaaacaaatgcaCACCCGTTCCATAGCAGCACCAGAAAGAGTTAAATGGTGTTCCCCAACTATGGTAAGTTTTAGCCTTGGAAACCCCAAGACCTAGTGGAAGCATATAAATCATCACTCCAGGATCGGTCCCTCTTTGAATGCCGAGCACACCATTGGTCAAGGCATGCTAGTAATAGTCTGCATAAGAGACTTCTTTGGTCCATTTAAACAGGTGGCGCGAAACctgaaatcattttatttttgtgtgctAAGAAAATGGAAATACTCGCAAACACATATACAGATATAAATCATGAACATGCAGTGATGAGTTACCATGTGAAAAAAAGTTCTCTCTTTTGACAATTCAAATAACTATGAAAAATTTTCATATACACATTTTTAACTCCCTAGCATTACATGATGAACTAATAAAATGATGATTCTTCGTTCTCTGTCGTTTACAAGTTATCTTCCATTCTCTTTGGATCACTCCTAtgcaaaaattgaagaaaaagagtTAAGCAAGACTATATTGGTTATCAACTAATAAAAGAATAGAAGATTTCTACTTGATGTCCTTGTAGCAAACACTTATTCCATGGATAATTTCAAATgcatatgaaaaaatttaaactaaaaatgtgACATTTTAATACCAGAACTCGCCGACTGATGTCCCTCCTGTTGCATAGCTGTGAGAAGAGTTTACGATGTCCATAAAAAATGTCTCAATTTCATAACACCAATAAACAAGCACAGGTCTCCGAAAGTTGAAAGGCATGATAAATGCTATGTTGTGCTGGGCTATACAATGATACAAACCATACCCAATAAAGGGGAACATACCAACAAATGCTATGAATAGACGCGTAATTTGAAGTTTGAATGAGAGATATACTGCATATATACAAAAGTATGCAATAAAGCAATAcaggaaaaaatttaaaatgtaaaccGAAAGTAAAAACTATTAGGACAAACATTGCAAATAGagatataaaatttaagtatgAACCATATAGttactaaattaaaaatgtgaGATGGAGGACAATAccaatttatgtattttgtttcTATCATTCATAGTGCAAATATACTCTCCAAACTATGAAAGACTGAATGCCCATACAATCATACATATAAAATTATGGATAGAGTTGTTTATATGACTATTGTCTTAAAGTTATATTACCAAGTGAATAGGTTGATTTTGCATACAAAGCAAGGGCTGGCAACACTCACCGGGTAAAGGCATCTGAAAGGTGGTCTACCCAGATATATAAGCACTTATCATGTTCATGAATTACCTGATGTGGGACTATTTTTAACAATatctaattgttttatttggagGTCAGCACACAACACAAATAACATTCAAGCAGCAACAAGGGATGACATTTTCTGTTTTAGGGTATCATTCTGTGTGATGGCCCACATTAGAGCTGATGCGCTCAAGTAATGCCCTTCACAGCATCAAAAACAAACAATCATAAATGAACTTTGAAAAGTGAATTGCAGAGGCTAAAAGTTGCAGGCAGGGGTAGTGTGTTTGTTAGATGCAAGATCACCAAAATCCCAGGGAGAACCAAACGTGCATTAGGGTGTCAACATATCATCAGTGTGTGAGGGATATTTCAGAAGTTACGAACAAACCTCAAACCAAGTAAATACATGGAGTCCAAGGGGTCCTTTAGAGAAAACCTTACATATAGAAAGACAAGCTTTACAAAGGTTGAAAACCTTTGTTGATTTGTAAATAGCAAAACATCAACTACGAAATATTGTCTAAATATGActgcaatttttattcaaaaaaatagttcaatCTTCTCTCAGCTACAAGTATAAAAATTCCAagcaaaaaagaggaaaaaccaTTGCATGGAAAAGATACTTGTGCAGTGTAATTTGATCCCCAATATTTAAATTGTGTGGGatcaaattcacaaaataaCAATAGATTGATAATAAGTAAACCAAAAGTgcaattaatgaaataaactaACCAACAGAATAACCTCATACTGGAGAAATTTATACCTGGGACCACGAGAAATTTATACCGGAGAAATTTATGGGTTTTCTCCTCACTTTATATGGTGCTCAACTTTtccacctcacacttgtactccaacaaCTTCCCACCCTCCATAAGGAGTCCCAGGAGTGGATAGACCAACCGTCTTCCTAAAGCTCCAAATCAACAGATACTCCAAATTTGTCTGCTGTGCTCCACCAAGGATGGAATCCTTATGCAACCTCACATCCTTGAAGAGGCACTTCTTTGAGAAATCCTTCAGGTGACTTGAACACACCCAtgttcttaatattcttatacaTAACTGCCCAATCGTGTTGGTGTTGTTCCGTCAAGAACTTCCTCGGCTGCAAATCTGCCCATACAGATTAATCGGTTGGCGTCAAATGAAGGTGAGACATGGCCTCTTCCTCCAACCTTTCATTCTTGGATGTCAAAAGCTGGTACCTTAGCATGTGTGATCGTGTAGGAATGTTTGTGCACTCCTTACCAGCAGCACAACCGCACAACACAAGGGtcacaaacacaaaaaaaccTCCATTCTCCTCCTGAGAAATTCATGATCATCAAACCAACAATATTAATGAACCTTAAACCAAAGCAGTGCAGGTACAAACAAGGAAGCATCAAAGTCAAACATTACTAACAGACAATCTCAGTTCGAGTAGCGTTAAAAGTCTACAACCAGCTAGAATTGGAACCCAACTCCGGAACTTCATAATCAACAAGTTGAACAAATTTaatccaaaaaaacaaaacataattgGAAGTTACCTTGGATTTGCGAAACGAGGGGAATAGTTAACACAGCACATTCATGTGAGGGGGATATATATAGACTCTAGAAAACAAAAGAGATTGGAGTGCAGCCATATTCATCTGCAATTTTTGCTCTCGGCATGAATAGTGGTGGGAAGGAAAGACGAGAGTTCAGACTTTTATGgaaaaatacaattataaaCTATTAAACTCTTCAAAAAGTTTAATGACGTCCATTTATGTCGTTATTTATCatggtttaaattattttaaaaattaataaatttattatatatgataaatgatgaattgtgattgaataatttttaaattttttttaagtatataattatttttctcttaaaatataAGGACtaggaaattattaaaaaaactttattacaCTTCAAactttgtatttaattaattaattatatttaaaatttaaaattttaaaaaacataaataaaaaacttttaaactaaaataaaagaaactttatatatatatatatatatatatatatatatatatatatatatatacatattttaaaagtttaatcaaGGAATTAATGAGAAGCACATAATTAAAAACATCTCATGATAACATTTACCATTTCATGCAACAAATACTTTTCAGTTGTTACGGACAGTTATGAAAACTAAATAAACTAGCTTAGTTTCTGGTGTGTTTTCATATGtattaaattaacattttataatttgatagagtaattttttatattattttgaaattttaatatattattaattatttattttaaattttaatagataTATATTAGTAGAcatgtcaataaatatttaaatatatttttatatacacatgttttaaaaaattattatttgaataggATCCTCCCTACTTTGATGAAGtcttgtacttttttttatttttttgaaataaaaatttatttatttcattgttCTTTTTCTAGTAACTATAATGATTTTGtcgattattaatttttataaaaagtaacatctatgtaacaaaatatttatagcaaattcttaattttaattaattaattaaatatgttaaagttattatatatatatatatatatatatatacgaaaATACTATAAACACCAAGatcaattttattagaaataaaaattaaaagaataatttagatatattataagtatgatgtaatttaatatatttttatttgatttaagtattaataatataactaataatttGTCAATGGattcttaaataataatatattaattagaatacttaaattaaagttattaaactttaaaaaaaatatttgaaataataaaaaaaattgagtaattGAGGCTTGATTTGAGAtaacaaaaattgaataaatttgtttaattataatagaatatttttttatttaattgaccTTTTTAAGCTTTAAAAGTCATCTAAAGATGTTTAAacggtaaaaaaaaagtatcaagtaaattttaaatatcatatttggataaaattatattaaaaattataaaaagaaatataatcttACGCTATAagtcactttttaatttattgttttgtttatataaaattcagaatttaatttattgtctTCTCCTCTGTTTATGGTGTTTATGGTTTATGTTTCATTGCTGTCTATGTTCTTTTGCTGTCTTATTTTAACACTAATGTTGATGGACTGGATGCTTTGGTAACTATCAACACTTCTACAATTGATGACTTTCAGAACATTCTATTCCAAATTCTTCCGGTGATTGTCTTGCAGCTTTTGTTTTCGAGCTTCTGTTCCAAATTTTAACACTAACGTTGAGCTGTATCACTCATGATCTTGCATATCAGGCTCTGAGTTATATAAGACTCAATGTACCGGATGTGAAGGGTGTAATGTAAAAAAAGCACCTAAAATTCTAAGTATGCTAAAGATAAAGCAAGTTAAAGTAGATAAGTGAGGAATTTTCAcccattgaattaatttttggggttgagttggAATTAAATTCACATTCTAAAGATTCCAAAAGGCTGCAACAATAGCAATGGAAAACAAACACTCAGAACCATTGGAAGGTACGGTGACTATACTGGCGAAACACAATTCCGATACAAAGGACTCTGGCAGCCGAACTGCTGGCAAGCATGCTATGAAACCCCAGAAGGCAGCAGCAAGACTGAGAATGATGAAAATGTTGACGAGTCTTTGACACGCAATGTTGGGCTTCCTAACAAAGTATACATCATGAAGCCCCTTCCAAATAAGCTTGAATCAAAGTTTAATTGCATCATTATGTGAGTGCAAATTTCAGATTGTCCTTATAATTTGTGCCAGCATTCTTCTCTAGGAGTTGGCCTATATATACACCAGAGCAGAGCTTAGCCAAATGCTTGCACGTTTATGCTTTAGGTTTATGGCTGTTTGGGATAATGGCCAATTGCTATATGTTGGTTCCTATATATATTGCAAGATATGGCACTCTGTGTTTGACATAATTGTAAAGTTATTTTTTCTCCCCTCATTTTTTGTTGGTAGGCCAATAATTTGAGGCATTTGGTGGATTGTGCTCCTCCAGTTGCCCCATTTTTGTTATTTGATTTCCATCTCAATGAAGTGATCCATCAATGGAAGTGTGAAGTAGAACTCATTCATATtcgttttagaaaaaaaaaaaaaaacacagatcATACCATACTATTATTACATAGCAACTGAATGCTGATATAATTAACGAAAACAGCTACACTGAGTAGTGACATATATCATCACTTCTCTCCCCactctgttcttttcttttctataaaaTGAATAGAAAGGTCACCTTACTGCAGCTGACTTCCAATTTTCTAATTGTGGTTATCActgagtatcatttaataacaCAGCACCAAAGACTTGAAGATATTCATCAACTATTCTTTTACATTTGAATATCGATTACTTGAACCTTCTTTGTAAGACGAAGCATATTATACTGTTTATTTTAAAGGGGAAAATATATATCAATCTTGAATATTGAAATAAACTGTGTAATGCTCGTCTCTGAATGAGAGTAATGGCTGCAAAAGAAAATTCCTGTTTGCCCCTTTAGCCACAAAACTGATAGGATTGTATTGGCTCAATCCTTGCAGAGCAACAAAGCTTGCTGCTTGGTTAAAAGTAGCATCAGAATCAGATTTGCAACTGAGCTTGACTCCTGCACTAGGGCTCATACCACTGTACACATAACATCCCTTGTTGCTCTGGGATTCTAAAGATACGGTTTCATTTCGTCCATCCAATCCTGGTACCAAAAGAAAAACAGCAGACGGCCCCCCTTGGGAAGAATCTACAGTGAGAAGAGGTTTGCCTGCTCCTTGGTGAATCACATTCATTCCAGGAAGATCAAATGGTTCTAACATCACTGATCTATCATTAGCATCTGCTAATTTTGAAAACTTTGAGGAAGATTCTTCTAGGACAATCCTAAAGGTTGCCTGAAGAGCCAAATCAGTGCCAAATTCAGGCAATTTTTGCATTGAAACTGATTGGTTTGAATTTGCCAAGACAAAAGTTGATCCTTCAAAGTCTCGGAAAAAAGAAACTAGCTGACTATTGTAACTGGCAGGAATAGGAGTAATCCAGTCTGCATTGTTAGCCCCAGCTTTAAGGTTCCAATCACCACCGGTTGTATGACCAGCAAGAAGGTAAGGACCATAAAGAATTGCTTGAACAGATGCATATTCAGGCCTGTCATCTGAATTTAGTTCAAAAAAAGTATCAGTAACGTAaccaatttttttgttagaaatgaTCGAAGAATACTAGTAAATAGTGATCAACACTTCAGGATTATCTTGTGAAGCTACCTTTTATGGCCTCTGTCCTTACGGTAAGGGGCAGCTGAAGGGTCAGCTTGTCACTAGCACTCCATTGTCTTGTGATTGACAAATAATTTCCTAGAGGCCACAACATAAAACATTACTTCAATGTTGAAAGTGTTAatgttttttgttaaaaattacaCATATATTATTTGCCGCAAAAGAGTGTATTCATTTTTTGGTGGTTAAGCATTCTAGCAACTAGTGAGTATGTGTGTAAAAAATCAGATAAATGGAAGAGCTCTTGgataataaaaagtaaagttGGATTGCCACCTGGATTTGGCAGAGATAAAGTTTGACCATTTAATATCCCCTTGGCACCATCCAGAAGAGTCCAACTTGGTAGTCGAAAGTTCAATGTAGACAAAGTATTCTGCAGAAGTAAAGATTTGACAACTTAGGATGTAGAAGAAAAATGCAGAGTATCTTATATTTCATATCCTGTTGGTTTCTTCTCAAATAAGGTTTAAAAATTGGCATTGTAAGTCACGCAGATTCATCACGGTTCATTAGTAAATATTGTACCCTATCCATTATCCTTTAGCTGATTCGTTTcgcaattaaaaatttaaaacaaatccaAGTCATTAGTGCAGAAGGGTTTAGAACAAAAATAGACCAAATCTTTCCCAGATTATGATGATTCTTACTCTAAAAGGTATTTAAGATGAATATTTAGCTAAATGAAATGCCATTGCCCATAAAACAATGTCACAGTTACCTCAACAGGAGAAAATGTAAATGTGACTCGTAGGTAAGGATCCGATGAAGAAGCTGGAACAACTGTCTGATTGAGCAAAATTTTGCCTGATTTCCAATTAAATGAGCTTGAAATGTACTGAATGATGTAAAGTGTAGGATCTTTGCCTTCCTCTTCAAAATAGATAGAATCCCCCAGCTTTGAGAATGATTCAATTCCtaataaacagaaaaagaaattgaGATTAAATGATTGATAAAAGTATGGTGGAGTTGAAAAAGAATGCAGTTTCGGAAGTATATAAACAAAACAATTGTATACCTGTTCCATAGCAGCACCAGAAAGAGTCAAACTGTGTTCCCCAACTATGTCCAGTTCTAGCCTTTGAAACCGCAAAACCTAGTGGAAGCATATAAATCATCACTCCAGGATCTGTTCCTCTTTGAATGCTGAGCACACCATTGGTTAAGGCACGCTCATAATAGTCTGCATAAGAGACTTCTTTGGTCCATCTAAACAGGTGACGCGAAACctgaaatcattttatttttgtgtgctAAGACAAATGAAGAACATGGAGCGATGAATTACCATGTGATAATCAGTTTTCTCTCttctaactattaaaaaaaattcatgtacACATTTTTAACTTCCTAAGCATTATTACCTAAAGAGCTAATAAAATGATGAATGATTGGTTGTACCTTCAACATATTATAAGTTGTGCATGATTCTTCATTCTCTGTCGTTCTTAAGTTGTCTGCTATTCTCTTTGGATCACtcctaataaaaaattgaagtaaaagagttaagaaagaAATCTAGAATTGGTTATCAACTAATAAAGGGGCagaacatttttatttgatgcCCTTGTGGCAAACAATTATTCAACGGATAATTTCAAATGCAAGTGaaaagactaaaactaaaaatgcaaCATGTTAATACCAGAACTCTCTGACTGATGTCCCTCCAGTTGCGTAGCTGTGAGAAGAGTTTACGAGGTCCATAAAGAATGTCCCAATTTGCTAAAAGAccaataaacaagaaaaagtcTCAGAAAGTTGAAAGGCATGACAAATATTAAGTTGTGCTGGGCTTAATGATTACTTCCAACACAAATCTACAAAACATACCCAATAAAGgggatcaaacaaacaaatattatGAATGGACATGTAATTTGAAGTTTGAATGACAGATATAGATACGATTCCATTCAAACttaatgaaatatatatcagTAATCTACAATGTGAGCGAAGCAATTCACCTTATAAAGTGGATCGCCTGTGATTTCATACCGCATTTGAGATCCAACAACAATTGGGATATGTGTATTAGCATGTAAATCAGCTATGTCATTAGCCTACATGAGAAaagagaattttaaaattaactcaTGGGCCTTGACTTAAAATTAGATACGATTTCTAGAATAGAATAGAAGGCCAAAGTTCGACATTCAAATATCCGATTGTTTCATTTGGAGGTCAGCACAACATTATAAATAACATTCAAGCagaataaactctttttttggtgcataaaaagaggaaaattgatatattttccTCATTAGATGATctgtttttcattaaaaaaaacttgatgattTACAAGGGAGCAACCTTACTGTTTCACTATGGCTTGccctcaaaaaaattaaaattgaaagaaggaaagaattaaattttacatGGAAACTTTCGGGGTATATATTGTATGCACTTTTACAGATGTACTTATCTGAAAGCCAACAAACATTAGTTACAACTGCAACACAActgattttaaaactaaattgaaAGACAACTGAAACATCTAGAGAATCTTACAGCCAAGACTGTATAGTACTATGTGGACAAAATAACAATCATCATATAGAATACTATTATCGTTACCTGCACTGCAAGCAACCCTAAAAAGCATGGCTTGTCAAAAAGGTGAGCCAACACTAGGTGCTTAGAATCTCCCTGAATAGAAAAACATGACAACTTTAATTCCAAAGTGAAGTGTGCTATAATAATGAAAACTATTACTGGTAAGCCAATTCTTGTAAAATATCTCACCTATGGATTGTAATCCATTTCTGTTAACCCttatgcttaaataaaaaaaaaagtctacaaTTCAAGAATATCATACAGAAAAACAAACCAGTTAACTTACCGTTATGCTGTATAATCTATAAAGGACATCATTCATTCCTCCAGTTTCTTCATTCATTGATTGATAGTGTCTATTTACAGTGTACTTTGTTATTACATTCTGCACTCTGTTGTAGAAGTAATCAACCATCCATGTTACCATTTTTAGAGCTTGAGGGTTTCCAGCAAAAGTATGTTGATCCAAGAGGCCAGCCAAGATCTGTGAATAGTTGAAATTCCACAACATAAGGTCAAAAGCACTTGCGTAATAAAAATCCACTTTTTGATTGTACCTTGTGAATGGTATAATAGGGAGCCCAAACAGGTTGAACAGCTTCAAATCGATCAAAAAACTCAGATGGAAATGCAGATAGATATCCGGTTCCAATTTTCTCCTGACAGGCAGACAGACCAGCAACAAGAGATGACATTTTCTGCTTCAGGGTATCATTCTGTGTGCTGGCCCACATTAGAGCTGATGCGCTCAAGTAATGCCCTTCACAGTGTCAAAAACAAACAATCATAAATTAACTTTGAAAAGTGAATTGCAGGGTCTCAAATTTGCAGGTAAGGGTAGTGTGCTTGGTAAGATACAAGACCACCAAACATGCATTTGTGAGTCAAGTGCCAACATATCAGTGTGTGAGGGGTATTTCTTAAAGTTAGGAATAAACCTCAAACCTTTAGAGTAAACATTACATATAGAAAGGCAACCTTTATAAAGCTTGAAAATGTTTGTTGCTGTTTGTAGATAGCAAAACGTTAACTAGTAAATATTGTCTAAATATCAttgcaatttttattaaaacaaatcgTTCAATCTTCTCTCGGCTGAGTATAAAAATAGCAAGCATAAAGTGGAAAAGCTTTACAAGAAAAAGAGACTAGAATTATACCCTTTTGAATCTTTGAGAAAAAACAACCAATTACAAAGTTATTACTCTTTAATTGCATTTTAGGCCCTTCATCCTTATGAATTTGATTCAGTAGTCAATTTTTTCACGCACTTCACACAATCAGTGCATTCGTAACTTTTGGGTGAAAATCAGATGGCTCAAATTTTTAATGTGTGTTTTAAGCCTGATTTACCAATATAAAACATGAGTCATAAGATCCTCATCCAATGGTTGAGTTGTTGAATGTTCGAATGCATAGAAAAGAGAATACGGAGAATCCGGATCCTCCTCCTCATAAGATTTCATTAGCAAGTAAGAGGTGAGTATAAACAAATACCATTAAACTATGGACACAATTTAGATATGGCAAAAAAAGAAGGTAAgatgattaataaaataaactaaccaACAAAATGACCTCTGAGCTCAACTTCTGGACCTTCCCACCCTCCATAAGGAGTCCCAGGTGTGGATAGAGCAGCTGTCTTCCTGAAGCTCCAAATCAAGCTGTCCACATCCAACATCAACAGATACTCCAAATTTGTTTGCTGTGCTCTACCATGGATGGAATCCTTATGCAACCTCACATCCTGAAGAGGCACTTCTTTGAGAAATCCTTCACCTGACTTGAACACACCCATGTTCTTAATCTTCCTATACATCACCCCCCAGTCATGTTGGTTCTGTTCTGACAATAACTTCCTCGGCAGCAAATCCGCCCAAGCCGTTTCATCCGTTGGCGTCAAATGGTAGTGATCCATCACCTCTGCTTTCCACGTTGCATTAGTGGACATCAATAGCTCATACCTGAATGTATGAGATTGTGTAGGAATGTTTGTGCATTCTTTAGCAGCATCACAACCACACAACAGAATGGCCACAAGCGCAAACACTAACGCCTCCATTCTCCTGAGAAATTCAAAGTCAAaccaacaaaattaaacaacaatagACCAAGCAAAGCAGGTGCCAAATAGCATTAAACATTACCAGCAGACAACCTCAATTCATGCTATGAGTCTAAAACCAATAGGACTTGGAAACACCccagaagttttttttttttgggtgaaatAAACACCCCAGAAGTTAATAATTAATGAGTTGaacaaattgaattaaaaaaaacaaataaaaagggaAGTTACATTGGATTTCTTAAATGAAGAGAGACTGAAACTGAACTACTGAAGAGTGAAGACTAGAAATTCAGTAAAGTGAAGAGTGGGGGAACataaatagagagagagagagagagagagtcagaGGAAGACAAAGAAGGGAAATAGTTAAGACAGCATAGACATGTGAGTGagaatatgtgtgtgtgtgtgtgtatatataggcAGTAGAAAACAAAGCAGGTTGGAGTGCAGTGCAGGTGCAGCCAACAAAGTCACGCTGAAACTCATCTCGTGAAAGGTAAGGTTTGGATATGGAAACAGTGAAAGTAATCTCAATCCGTAAACACTATCCGGAATTCAAGcaggggagagagagagaaaggctAGAATGAATAATA harbors:
- the LOC100783150 gene encoding uncharacterized protein isoform X2, which produces MRMEALVFALVAILLCGCDAAKECTNIPTQSHTFRYELLMSTNATWKAEVMDHYHLTPTDETAWADLLPRKLLSEQNQHDWGVMYRKIKNMGVFKSGEGFLKEVPLQDVRLHKDSIHGRAQQTNLEYLLMLDVDSLIWSFRKTAALSTPGTPYGGWEGPEVELRGHFVGHYLSASALMWASTQNDTLKQKMSSLVAGLSACQEKIGTGYLSAFPSEFFDRFEAVQPVWAPYYTIHKILAGLLDQHTFAGNPQALKMVTWMVDYFYNRVQNVITKYTVNRHYQSMNEETGGMNDVLYRLYSITGDSKHLVLAHLFDKPCFLGLLAVQANDIADLHANTHIPIVVGSQMRYEITGDPLYKQIGTFFMDLVNSSHSYATGGTSVREFWSDPKRIADNLRTTENEESCTTYNMLKVSRHLFRWTKEVSYADYYERALTNGVLSIQRGTDPGVMIYMLPLGFAVSKARTGHSWGTQFDSFWCCYGTGIESFSKLGDSIYFEEEGKDPTLYIIQYISSSFNWKSGKILLNQTVVPASSSDPYLRVTFTFSPVENTLSTLNFRLPSWTLLDGAKGILNGQTLSLPNPGNYLSITRQWSASDKLTLQLPLTVRTEAIKDDRPEYASVQAILYGPYLLAGHTTGGDWNLKAGANNADWITPIPASYNSQLVSFFRDFEGSTFVLANSNQSVSMQKLPEFGTDLALQATFRIVLEESSSKFSKLADANDRSVMLEPFDLPGMNVIHQGAGKPLLTVDSSQGGPSAVFLLVPGLDGRNETVSLESQSNKGCYVYSGMSPSAGVKLSCKSDSDATFNQAASFVALQGLSQYNPISFVAKGANRNFLLQPLLSFRDEHYTVYFNIQD
- the LOC100783150 gene encoding uncharacterized protein isoform X1; protein product: MTIFATSMPVLSIVHPRMEALVFALVAILLCGCDAAKECTNIPTQSHTFRYELLMSTNATWKAEVMDHYHLTPTDETAWADLLPRKLLSEQNQHDWGVMYRKIKNMGVFKSGEGFLKEVPLQDVRLHKDSIHGRAQQTNLEYLLMLDVDSLIWSFRKTAALSTPGTPYGGWEGPEVELRGHFVGHYLSASALMWASTQNDTLKQKMSSLVAGLSACQEKIGTGYLSAFPSEFFDRFEAVQPVWAPYYTIHKILAGLLDQHTFAGNPQALKMVTWMVDYFYNRVQNVITKYTVNRHYQSMNEETGGMNDVLYRLYSITGDSKHLVLAHLFDKPCFLGLLAVQANDIADLHANTHIPIVVGSQMRYEITGDPLYKQIGTFFMDLVNSSHSYATGGTSVREFWSDPKRIADNLRTTENEESCTTYNMLKVSRHLFRWTKEVSYADYYERALTNGVLSIQRGTDPGVMIYMLPLGFAVSKARTGHSWGTQFDSFWCCYGTGIESFSKLGDSIYFEEEGKDPTLYIIQYISSSFNWKSGKILLNQTVVPASSSDPYLRVTFTFSPVENTLSTLNFRLPSWTLLDGAKGILNGQTLSLPNPGNYLSITRQWSASDKLTLQLPLTVRTEAIKDDRPEYASVQAILYGPYLLAGHTTGGDWNLKAGANNADWITPIPASYNSQLVSFFRDFEGSTFVLANSNQSVSMQKLPEFGTDLALQATFRIVLEESSSKFSKLADANDRSVMLEPFDLPGMNVIHQGAGKPLLTVDSSQGGPSAVFLLVPGLDGRNETVSLESQSNKGCYVYSGMSPSAGVKLSCKSDSDATFNQAASFVALQGLSQYNPISFVAKGANRNFLLQPLLSFRDEHYTVYFNIQD
- the LOC100783150 gene encoding uncharacterized protein isoform X3, with the protein product MEALVFALVAILLCGCDAAKECTNIPTQSHTFRYELLMSTNATWKAEVMDHYHLTPTDETAWADLLPRKLLSEQNQHDWGVMYRKIKNMGVFKSGEGFLKEVPLQDVRLHKDSIHGRAQQTNLEYLLMLDVDSLIWSFRKTAALSTPGTPYGGWEGPEVELRGHFVGHYLSASALMWASTQNDTLKQKMSSLVAGLSACQEKIGTGYLSAFPSEFFDRFEAVQPVWAPYYTIHKILAGLLDQHTFAGNPQALKMVTWMVDYFYNRVQNVITKYTVNRHYQSMNEETGGMNDVLYRLYSITGDSKHLVLAHLFDKPCFLGLLAVQANDIADLHANTHIPIVVGSQMRYEITGDPLYKQIGTFFMDLVNSSHSYATGGTSVREFWSDPKRIADNLRTTENEESCTTYNMLKVSRHLFRWTKEVSYADYYERALTNGVLSIQRGTDPGVMIYMLPLGFAVSKARTGHSWGTQFDSFWCCYGTGIESFSKLGDSIYFEEEGKDPTLYIIQYISSSFNWKSGKILLNQTVVPASSSDPYLRVTFTFSPVENTLSTLNFRLPSWTLLDGAKGILNGQTLSLPNPGNYLSITRQWSASDKLTLQLPLTVRTEAIKDDRPEYASVQAILYGPYLLAGHTTGGDWNLKAGANNADWITPIPASYNSQLVSFFRDFEGSTFVLANSNQSVSMQKLPEFGTDLALQATFRIVLEESSSKFSKLADANDRSVMLEPFDLPGMNVIHQGAGKPLLTVDSSQGGPSAVFLLVPGLDGRNETVSLESQSNKGCYVYSGMSPSAGVKLSCKSDSDATFNQAASFVALQGLSQYNPISFVAKGANRNFLLQPLLSFRDEHYTVYFNIQD